In one window of Desulfonatronum thioautotrophicum DNA:
- the murB gene encoding UDP-N-acetylmuramate dehydrogenase — translation MRVLPGPLLADRTTLRLGGKTMAEIVVRREADMDELAGNLDEWIARLGGEPMVLGAGSNILATDHELGLVLIRLEGGGEPSIAHQNAGCDALLVRVPAALRLPRLLGWCCMRGAKGLEPWAGIPGTVGGAVAMNAGSYGLEMADVLERVLIWTPGLGCVWREAEDLGFGYRWFDSGLDEPVQLVLAIELRLGRDEPGVVRTRMRQWYDRKKQSQPVTMASAGCVFKNPSSGEPAGKLLEQVGLRGYRQGNMAFSEQHANFLVNLGGGTSGDAFALLEMAQERVERRFGLELKTEVRVIT, via the coding sequence ATGAGGGTTTTGCCTGGCCCGCTTTTGGCCGATCGGACCACCCTGAGGCTGGGCGGCAAAACCATGGCTGAGATCGTGGTGCGTCGCGAAGCCGACATGGATGAACTGGCCGGAAACCTGGATGAGTGGATTGCCAGGCTGGGAGGTGAGCCCATGGTCCTGGGGGCGGGAAGCAATATTCTGGCTACGGATCACGAGCTGGGATTGGTCTTGATTCGCCTCGAGGGCGGTGGAGAACCCAGTATTGCGCACCAGAATGCAGGTTGTGATGCCCTGCTGGTTCGCGTCCCGGCTGCGCTTCGTCTGCCGAGGCTGCTGGGATGGTGCTGTATGCGGGGAGCAAAGGGACTGGAACCATGGGCCGGCATCCCAGGCACCGTAGGCGGGGCCGTGGCCATGAATGCCGGTTCGTATGGACTGGAGATGGCCGATGTTCTGGAACGGGTTTTGATTTGGACGCCGGGCTTGGGCTGTGTCTGGCGGGAGGCCGAGGATCTGGGCTTCGGGTATCGATGGTTTGACTCCGGACTGGACGAGCCGGTGCAGCTGGTGCTGGCCATCGAACTTCGCCTGGGTCGCGACGAACCCGGTGTGGTACGCACCCGGATGCGACAGTGGTACGACCGCAAGAAGCAAAGCCAGCCGGTCACCATGGCCTCGGCCGGATGCGTGTTTAAGAATCCTTCGTCCGGAGAGCCGGCTGGCAAGCTCTTGGAGCAGGTTGGGCTTCGAGGCTATCGACAAGGGAATATGGCTTTTTCAGAGCAACATGCGAATTTCCTGGTCAACCTGGGAGGCGGGACCTCTGGTGATGCTTTCGCCTTGCTGGAAATGGCCCAAGAGCGGGTCGAGCGGCGCTTCGGACTGGAGCTGAAAACCGAGGTCAGGGTAATTACATGA